A region of Jannaschia sp. W003 DNA encodes the following proteins:
- a CDS encoding TldD/PmbA family protein: MTQPTDLAALAGDLLHAATRAGADGADALAVDGASVSVDVLRGKLEHAERSEGVEIGLRVFVGHRQACVSASDTRPETLRTMAERAVAMAREAPEDPHAGLADPSQLAEAWDAAALDLVDGAEAPSPAELQDWAARAEAAALAVDGIAQVSSAGAGHGDRRIHLAATNGFSGGYRRTGTSLSCVAITGEGTGMERDYYGDSRVHRADMDDPETVGRRAAERTVARRGARKPPTGAYPVLYNERVAGGLIGHLLSAVSGSAVARGATFLRDALGEAVLPEGIDVWEDPLLARISASRPFDAEGLPVARRDIVRGGVLEGWTLDLATARKLGMPSTGNAARGTSAPPSPSVTNVRMTEGAATRDALLREMGTGLLVTSMIGSSINPTTGDYSRGASGFWVEGGEIAYPVNECTVAGNLRAMLRTIAPANDARPWVSRAVPSLRVEGLTIAGG, from the coding sequence GGGGCAAGCTCGAGCATGCGGAGCGCTCCGAGGGCGTGGAGATCGGCCTGCGCGTCTTCGTCGGCCACCGGCAGGCCTGCGTCAGCGCCTCGGACACCCGCCCCGAGACGCTGCGGACCATGGCCGAGCGCGCCGTGGCGATGGCCCGCGAGGCGCCCGAGGACCCCCACGCGGGCCTGGCCGACCCTTCGCAGCTGGCCGAAGCGTGGGACGCCGCCGCGCTCGACCTCGTGGACGGCGCCGAGGCCCCCTCTCCGGCCGAGCTGCAGGACTGGGCCGCACGGGCCGAGGCCGCGGCCCTCGCCGTGGACGGCATCGCGCAGGTGTCCAGCGCGGGCGCGGGCCACGGCGACCGGCGCATCCATCTGGCGGCCACCAACGGCTTCTCGGGCGGCTACCGCCGCACCGGCACCTCGCTGAGTTGCGTCGCCATCACCGGCGAGGGCACCGGCATGGAGCGCGACTACTACGGCGACAGCCGGGTGCATCGCGCCGACATGGACGACCCCGAGACCGTGGGCCGCCGCGCCGCCGAGCGCACGGTCGCGCGGCGCGGCGCGCGCAAGCCCCCCACCGGCGCCTATCCCGTGCTTTACAACGAGCGCGTGGCGGGCGGCTTGATCGGGCACCTGCTCTCGGCGGTCAGCGGCTCGGCCGTGGCGCGCGGGGCCACTTTCCTGCGGGACGCGCTGGGCGAGGCGGTGCTGCCCGAGGGGATCGACGTCTGGGAGGACCCGCTTCTCGCCCGCATCTCCGCCTCGCGCCCCTTCGACGCGGAAGGGCTGCCGGTGGCGCGCCGGGACATCGTGCGCGGCGGCGTGCTCGAAGGCTGGACGCTGGACCTCGCCACGGCGCGCAAGCTGGGGATGCCGAGCACCGGGAACGCCGCGCGCGGCACCTCGGCGCCGCCCTCGCCCTCGGTGACCAACGTGCGGATGACCGAAGGCGCCGCGACCCGCGACGCACTCCTGCGTGAGATGGGCACGGGGCTGCTGGTCACCTCCATGATCGGCTCCTCGATCAACCCCACCACGGGCGACTACTCGCGCGGGGCGTCCGGCTTCTGGGTCGAGGGCGGCGAGATCGCCTACCCCGTCAACGAGTGCACCGTGGCGGGCAACCTGCGCGCGATGCTGCGGACCATCGCCCCCGCGAACGACGCCCGCCCCTGGGTGTCGCGCGCGGTCCCGAGCCTGCGCGTCGAGGGGCTGACGATTGCGGGCGGCTGA
- a CDS encoding DUF4170 domain-containing protein produces MPQQRLHLVFGGELVNPQSTQFADPSKIHMVGMFPDYASAYDAWKREAQRTVDDAHARYFIAHIHRLRDEEREASPTEELGA; encoded by the coding sequence ATGCCCCAACAGCGCCTGCACCTCGTCTTCGGCGGCGAGCTGGTGAACCCGCAGTCGACGCAGTTCGCCGACCCCTCCAAGATCCACATGGTCGGCATGTTCCCCGACTACGCCTCGGCCTACGACGCGTGGAAGCGCGAGGCCCAGCGCACCGTGGACGACGCCCACGCCCGCTACTTCATCGCCCACATCCACCGCCTGCGCGACGAGGAGCGCGAGGCGAGCCCCACCGAGGAGCTGGGCGCCTGA
- a CDS encoding 3-deoxy-D-manno-octulosonic acid transferase, whose protein sequence is MDERRGIASEPRPEGPLVWLHGASVGETLSLLEMIRRMGEERPDLHFLVTSGTVTSAGLLATRMPPRTVHQYLPMDVRPWVRRFLDHWCPDLAVLAESELWPALIHETHRRGTPLALLNARMTERSFRRWARFGRGAAHSLLARVDHVQAQDALTAERLRALGLDPAKLEITGTLKEGTAALAHDEDALAQLRAETVGRPVWLAASTHEGEEALAAAAHGHALRSWTRLLMILVPRHPDRAPAIAGGLRAAGWKVARRSSGEPIRPETQVYLADTMGELGLWYRLAPVSFVGGSLVPVGGHNPFEPAALGSAILHGSHVENFADIYRRLQDAGGAREVDGEGLGRVLAEVLEPDAAARMAHAAWEVCSSGADVTENALDLLFAMLDGVD, encoded by the coding sequence ATGGACGAGCGCCGCGGCATCGCCTCCGAGCCGCGCCCCGAGGGGCCGCTGGTCTGGCTCCACGGGGCCTCCGTGGGCGAGACGCTGTCGCTGCTGGAGATGATCCGCCGCATGGGCGAGGAGCGGCCCGACCTCCACTTCCTCGTCACCTCCGGCACGGTCACCTCCGCGGGCCTCTTGGCCACGCGGATGCCGCCGCGCACGGTGCACCAGTACCTGCCCATGGACGTGCGCCCCTGGGTGCGCCGCTTCCTCGACCACTGGTGCCCCGACCTCGCGGTGCTGGCCGAGAGCGAGCTGTGGCCCGCGCTGATCCACGAGACCCACCGCCGCGGCACCCCCCTCGCGCTGCTGAACGCGCGCATGACCGAGCGCTCGTTCCGCCGCTGGGCGCGCTTCGGACGCGGCGCGGCGCATTCGCTGCTCGCCCGCGTGGACCACGTGCAGGCGCAGGACGCGCTGACCGCCGAGCGGCTGCGCGCGCTTGGGCTGGACCCAGCGAAGCTGGAGATCACCGGCACGCTGAAGGAGGGCACGGCCGCGCTCGCCCACGACGAGGACGCCCTCGCGCAGCTGCGCGCCGAGACGGTGGGCCGGCCCGTGTGGCTGGCCGCCTCGACCCACGAGGGCGAGGAGGCGCTGGCCGCCGCGGCCCACGGCCACGCGCTGCGCTCCTGGACGCGGCTCCTGATGATCCTCGTGCCGCGCCACCCCGACCGCGCGCCCGCCATCGCGGGCGGCCTACGCGCGGCGGGCTGGAAGGTGGCGCGCCGCTCTTCGGGCGAGCCGATCCGCCCCGAGACGCAGGTCTACCTGGCCGACACCATGGGCGAGCTGGGCCTGTGGTACCGGCTGGCCCCCGTCAGCTTCGTGGGCGGCAGCCTGGTGCCGGTGGGCGGGCACAACCCGTTCGAGCCCGCCGCGCTCGGATCGGCCATCCTCCACGGCTCCCACGTCGAGAACTTCGCCGACATCTACCGCCGCCTCCAGGACGCGGGCGGCGCGCGCGAGGTGGACGGCGAGGGGCTGGGCCGCGTCCTCGCCGAGGTGCTGGAGCCGGACGCCGCCGCGCGCATGGCCCATGCCGCCTGGGAGGTCTGCTCCTCGGGCGCGGACGTGACCGAGAACGCGCTCGACCTTCTGTTCGCCATGCTGGACGGCGTGGATTGA
- the lpxK gene encoding tetraacyldisaccharide 4'-kinase, with amino-acid sequence MKAPGFWSRPPGVASALLAPLGALYAAATARRVTRSGLRVGVPVISVGNLSAGGTGKTPVAMDLLGRIPGAHAVTRGHGGRLAGPVRVDPSTHTAADVGDEPLLLAAFAPTWVARDRAAGARAAEAAGARAIVLDDAHQNPALRKDLSIVVVDAEAGWGNGRTIPAGPLREPVAAGLARADLVVSLGPTAAQAALSLPSALPRARGHLAPLRTGMDWQGLPVFAFAGIGRPEKFFATLEALGADLRGTEALADHQPLTTALCLRLGERAAQLGAQPVTTEKDAVRLPAGLRGRVLVLPVRVAWDDDAALGAALEGLGIP; translated from the coding sequence TTGAAGGCGCCCGGCTTCTGGTCGCGCCCGCCGGGCGTGGCATCTGCGCTGCTCGCGCCCCTGGGCGCGCTCTACGCGGCGGCGACCGCGCGGCGCGTGACCCGCTCCGGCCTACGCGTCGGCGTGCCGGTGATCTCGGTCGGCAACCTCTCGGCGGGGGGCACCGGCAAGACGCCGGTGGCGATGGACCTCCTGGGCCGCATCCCCGGCGCCCACGCGGTCACCCGCGGCCATGGCGGGCGGCTCGCGGGCCCCGTCCGGGTCGATCCGAGCACGCACACCGCGGCCGACGTGGGCGACGAGCCGCTGCTGCTCGCCGCCTTCGCGCCCACTTGGGTCGCCCGCGACCGGGCCGCGGGGGCGCGCGCCGCAGAGGCCGCGGGTGCACGGGCGATCGTGCTCGACGACGCGCACCAGAACCCGGCGCTGCGGAAGGACCTGAGCATCGTGGTGGTCGACGCCGAGGCCGGCTGGGGCAACGGACGCACGATCCCCGCCGGGCCGCTGCGCGAGCCGGTGGCGGCGGGCCTCGCGCGGGCCGACCTCGTGGTGTCGCTGGGCCCGACGGCGGCGCAGGCGGCGCTGTCGCTGCCCTCCGCCCTGCCCCGCGCGCGCGGGCACCTGGCCCCGCTGCGGACCGGCATGGACTGGCAGGGCCTGCCGGTCTTCGCCTTCGCCGGGATCGGGCGCCCCGAGAAGTTCTTCGCCACGCTGGAGGCGCTGGGGGCCGACCTGCGCGGCACGGAGGCGCTGGCCGACCACCAGCCGCTGACCACCGCGCTGTGCCTGCGGCTGGGCGAGCGGGCCGCGCAGCTCGGCGCCCAGCCGGTGACGACGGAGAAGGACGCGGTGCGCCTGCCCGCGGGCCTGCGGGGCCGCGTGCTCGTGCTGCCGGTGCGGGTGGCCTGGGACGACGACGCCGCCCTGGGGGCGGCGCTGGAGGGGCTCGGCATCCCCTGA
- a CDS encoding 3'(2'),5'-bisphosphate nucleotidase CysQ, translating into MRAADGDRALLERAAREAGRIAMGFWRRSPEVWQKGDQGPVTEADLAVDAMLREMLLEARPGYGWISEESRAVDRGAERVFVVDPIDGTRAFVEGGPDFTHALAVVERGAPVAAAVFQPAKGRLWSAASGAGATLNGDALAPSGRTALEGAAVLAAKVAERPEHWRAAPGFRRSFRSSLALRMALVAEGRVDGMMTLRPCWEWDIAAGALLCLEAGASATDRHGDALRFANPHPQVAGVLAGTPGVHAALLDRLAPAR; encoded by the coding sequence TTGCGGGCGGCTGACGGCGACCGCGCGCTGCTGGAGCGGGCGGCCCGCGAGGCGGGGCGCATCGCCATGGGCTTCTGGCGGCGCTCTCCAGAGGTCTGGCAGAAGGGCGACCAGGGCCCCGTCACCGAGGCCGACCTCGCCGTCGATGCCATGCTGCGCGAGATGCTGCTGGAGGCGCGCCCGGGCTACGGCTGGATCTCCGAGGAGAGCCGCGCCGTGGACCGGGGCGCCGAGCGGGTGTTCGTGGTAGATCCCATCGACGGCACCCGCGCCTTCGTGGAGGGCGGGCCGGACTTCACCCATGCGCTCGCCGTGGTGGAGCGCGGCGCGCCCGTGGCCGCCGCGGTGTTCCAGCCCGCGAAGGGCCGCCTGTGGAGCGCGGCATCGGGGGCGGGCGCCACGTTGAACGGCGACGCGCTCGCGCCCTCGGGGCGCACGGCGCTGGAGGGGGCCGCCGTGCTGGCCGCCAAGGTCGCCGAGCGGCCCGAGCACTGGCGCGCGGCGCCCGGCTTCCGCCGCAGCTTCCGCTCCTCGCTGGCCCTGCGCATGGCGCTGGTGGCCGAGGGGCGCGTGGACGGCATGATGACCCTGCGCCCCTGCTGGGAGTGGGACATCGCCGCCGGCGCGCTTCTGTGCCTCGAGGCGGGCGCCTCGGCTACGGACCGCCATGGCGATGCCTTGCGCTTCGCCAACCCTCATCCGCAGGTGGCGGGCGTCCTGGCGGGAACCCCGGGCGTCCACGCCGCGCTTCTGGACCGTCTCGCTCCGGCCCGCTAG